Proteins encoded together in one Mobula hypostoma chromosome 9, sMobHyp1.1, whole genome shotgun sequence window:
- the LOC134351321 gene encoding hemoglobin subunit beta-like, with protein sequence MVKLTKAQEQYITNKWDHLDKKTITAQALARVFAVYPWTTRLFKNFNGRFAVGDPGVQAHADKVLKALNTAIEDLKSIETNFHDLSSKHQTIGVDTQNFKLLSQAFIVELALHDKKAFRPEEHEAVYKFFKLVTEALSSNYH encoded by the exons ATGGTGAAATTAACTAAGGCTCAGGAACAATACATCACGAACAAATGGGACCATTTGGATAAGAAAACAATAACTGCCCAAGCCTTGGCAAG GGTATTCGCGGTTTATCCCTGGACGACCAGACTGTTTAAGAATTTCAATGGCCGTTTTGCAGTCGGTGACCCTGGTGTTCAGGCTCATGCAGACAAAGTGCTAAAGGCTCTGAACACTGCAATTGAGGATTTGAAGAGTATTGAAACCAATTTCCATGATCTCAGCAGTAAACATCAAACAATCGGAGTAGACACTCAAAATTTCAAG CTTCTCAGCCAGGCCTTCATTGTTGAACTCGCCCTTCATGATAAAAAGGCATTCAGACCAGAGGAACATGAAGCTGTCTACAAGTTTTTTAAACTGGTGACAGAAGCTCTCTCCAGCAACTACCATTAA